In Helianthus annuus cultivar XRQ/B chromosome 3, HanXRQr2.0-SUNRISE, whole genome shotgun sequence, a single window of DNA contains:
- the LOC110929448 gene encoding cysteine-rich and transmembrane domain-containing protein WIH2 — MSYPPPAVGAPPPQGYPPEAYPKDAYPPQGYPPQGYPPQGYPPQGYPPQQGYPPQYAPQYGAPPPQQQQQSQSSGLMEGCLAALCCCCLLEACF, encoded by the exons atgaGTTATCCCCCACCCGCAGTCGGTGCTCCTCCTCCACAAG GTTATCCACCAGAAGCCTACCCGAAAGACGCCTACCCACCACAAGGCTACCCCCCACAGGGCTACCCTCCACAGGGCTACCCCCCACAAGGCTACCCTCCACAACAAGGCTACCCCCCTCAGTACGCCCCTCAGTACGGTGCACCCCCtcctcaacagcaacaacaaagtCAGAGTAGCGGTTTAATGGAGGGATG TTTGGCTGCCCTGTGTTGCTGCTGCTTGTTGGAAGCTTGCTTTTGA